A part of Arthrobacter sp. B1I2 genomic DNA contains:
- a CDS encoding IS30 family transposase, with protein sequence MQHLSDWGVVVGFGRPEILREVVRVFWEARSSGASDELAAEAAGISPSAARVIVRQHGGVDPSKKPPCGRFLSVSERELIAVWRAAGCGIREISRRLDRSPSTISRELGRNIRNGGHRPYLASSAQNRAQKLARRPKARKLAVNEALALYVAGMLTARERLSPEQISARLRIDFPDDESMRISPETIYQCIFIQGRGGLRAELTAALRTGRAVRQPNRRAGMRKPRVPKELLISERPAEADDRAVPGHWEGDLIIGTPGTGAIGTLVERSSRFVMLLHLPNGHTGEQVLAAIEETLPTLPAQLRRSLTWDQGAEMVGIHERVKIATGADVYFCDPHSPWQRGTNENTNGLLRQYFPKGMDLSKVTPEDLDYAAAGLNGRLRKTLGWKTPAQALQQILEESAA encoded by the coding sequence TTGCAACACCTGAGTGATTGGGGTGTTGTTGTGGGTTTTGGCAGGCCTGAGATCTTGCGTGAGGTGGTTCGGGTTTTCTGGGAGGCGAGGTCTTCTGGAGCGTCTGATGAGTTGGCGGCGGAGGCGGCGGGGATCTCCCCGTCAGCGGCCCGGGTGATCGTCCGTCAGCATGGTGGGGTGGATCCTTCGAAGAAGCCTCCGTGCGGACGGTTCTTGTCCGTCAGTGAGCGTGAGTTGATCGCTGTGTGGCGGGCGGCCGGGTGCGGGATACGTGAGATCAGCCGGCGTTTGGACCGGAGTCCGTCCACGATCAGCCGGGAGTTGGGCCGGAACATCCGCAACGGGGGCCACCGTCCTTATCTGGCGTCCTCGGCGCAGAACCGGGCGCAGAAGCTGGCCCGCCGGCCGAAGGCCCGGAAACTGGCTGTTAACGAGGCCCTGGCACTCTACGTCGCCGGGATGTTGACGGCCCGGGAGCGGTTGTCACCGGAGCAGATCAGTGCCCGGTTGCGGATCGATTTCCCCGATGATGAGAGCATGCGCATCAGCCCCGAAACGATCTATCAGTGCATTTTCATCCAGGGCCGCGGCGGGCTGAGAGCAGAGCTCACCGCGGCCCTTCGCACCGGCCGTGCAGTGAGGCAACCGAACCGGCGCGCGGGGATGCGGAAGCCGCGGGTCCCGAAGGAGTTGCTGATCAGCGAACGCCCCGCCGAGGCCGATGACCGGGCAGTGCCCGGACACTGGGAGGGCGATCTGATCATTGGTACTCCGGGCACCGGGGCAATCGGAACGCTCGTCGAACGCAGCAGCCGCTTCGTGATGCTCCTGCACCTGCCCAACGGCCACACGGGCGAGCAGGTATTGGCCGCCATCGAGGAAACCCTGCCCACCCTCCCGGCTCAGCTGCGCCGGTCCCTGACCTGGGACCAGGGCGCGGAGATGGTCGGTATTCACGAACGCGTCAAGATAGCCACCGGCGCGGACGTTTACTTCTGCGACCCTCACTCACCCTGGCAACGCGGCACGAACGAGAATACCAACGGGCTCCTGCGCCAGTATTTCCCCAAGGGCATGGACCTGAGCAAAGTCACCCCCGAGGACCTCGACTACGCCGCGGCAGGACTCAACGGGCGGCTACGCAAAACCCTCGGCTGGAAAACACCCGCACAAGCCCTCCAGCAAATACTGGAAGAATCAGCAGCCTAG